The region aaccagaaagatgtaaaattgtaccaaccgtaagggcaaaactattaaAAGGggcaaaattcattattttcaaaaaaataagagaCTTTTATgataggaattttgtcatagcaggtgggttatcctttgatctacattctccctcggtttgacctGGTCttcacgggacaccctgtataaatttcgTAAAATTTCCAAAGAAGATCATCCAGCATTATACGCATTCAATGACAATATTCAATTGGAATATGGATTTTCACAATTGGATTAATATAGAGCAAGTTTGTATTCATCATGCACACCCTGGTTATTGTAACAGCTCAAGTTTCAATTCCTTCACAGACTCTCAAGTTATTGCTATAGAATGATGTAGAATATTTTCCATACCTCCAGAGAGATGAGCATCAGGAATGCTTTGTATCTTATCTTGATTATCTGGAAATAacatgttattttgttttgttgaatCACCCTTAATTATGTCTCCTGAATTCATATCCAatggatttttcaaaaatgagaaaccagctaaaaatgaatcacttagatttaaaaaaaaacaaattttcccaATTGATGCTATCGTCATatagaaacatgaaatttttgttcagtTTCACTGATCAATCATTTGCAATCCTCCAATCTGAATTATGAATTCATCAATAGCGGTCCAACACATACCAGGAACTATCAGTTCGATGATATCTGATTCCCTCAACACATTCATCTATCCTGCCTTGAAAACAATTCTGACAACACTCTGTCATCTTTTTGACGCTTTCGAATTGAGTGTTTTTCTCATAATCAAAATCCTCCCAATAGATCTCACAACATGGCTCAATTGGAAACTGTTGAAAAATGCATGCGACATGTTGCCCCTCACGTGGAAAGCACAGAGACCAAAGTGACAGTCGTAGGGATTGGTGCTGTTGGAATGGGAGCAGTCAGTGCTCTTCTTACCCAAGAAATCTCCAAGAACATCGTCCTGATGGATATGGATGGCAGAAAGGTGGCAGGTGAAGTACTCGATTTGCAACACGCCACGCCATTCTTGAGCAACAGCCAAGTGTCTGGAGGTACTGATTACGCCCTCACCAGAAACTCAAGGGTTTGTGTGGTAACCGCTGGTGTTAGACAGCAAGAAGGCGAGAGTAGATTGAATTTGGTGCAAAGGAACGTGGAGGTGTTCAAGAAGATCATACCTCCTTTGGCGGAACAATCCCCTAACTGTATTCTACTGATAGTCAGCAATCCCTGCGATATACTCACATATGTAGCGTGGAAACTTAGTGGGTTTCCTCCAGAGAGAGTCTTCGGATCTGGATGCGATCTGGATTCTGCCAGATTCAGAGTGCTGCTCGCTCAGAAGTTTGGTATTGCTGCTAACAGCGTACATGGAAATGTAATTGGTGAGCACGGGGACTCTAGCGTGGCTGTTTGGTCAGGTGTCAACATCGCTGGTCTGTTCATCAGAGACATCCATCCTCAGATGGGCACGGACACAGATCCTGAAAAATTCGCAGATATCCATAAATCTGTAGTACAAGGCGCTTACGAGGTGATCAAGTTGAAAGGTTACACCTCCTGGGCTATTGGATATGCTGTTGCTAACATAGTGAAAGACATTCTGGACAACGTGTATGCGATTCATATGCTGAGTGTCAACGTTAAAGGGCTTTATGACATCAAGGATGATGTTTTCCTGTCACTGCCGACAGTGTTGGGTGCAAAAGGAATCAACGAAATTATCCTTTTGACATTGAGTGAAGACGAGGTGAAGAAGTTACAAGAGTCGGCGAAGGTATTATGGGATGTTCAGAAAGATATAGTTTTTGCATGATTTACTCATTTTAaaaatcttatttattttttgaatatattcctTTCTTAAATCTGgagaaagttaattttttttataataaagtaCTTCAATAAATTggtcgaattattttcaaacatGGATAAAACTGAAGATTGGTTACGCTGGTAAAATTCAGGTCCGTTCATTAAGGcatacacgataactctcgaacggaataTTCTAGAGGCTTGAAATTTCAGGGTACGTTCGGGATCTGAATAATGAACAGAATCCAATAGTAGCTCTTGAAGTTATACAAATATGAAATTTAGTTTTTACAATAATTGGAAATATGTATTCCATCGAACTGAAAGTTAAAAATCATTTGTAAGATAGTGAAACGAAGATTAATACATTTTCGTATCTATACTTGACAGAAAGATTGATAATGACCTTTCTCCATGAAAATTGGTCCCGATTATAGTATTATGGTATGAATTTAatgtttttggaattttttctagaaaaagGCAACTTAGACAGCAGATGGTTTGTGCGATATGTTGTTGAAAAGGTGATTTCCTCCTGAACGTTCCTGGCGTTGAAAATTTATCTTGATCATTGAATGAGACAGGGCATCAGGAAAAAATATGATGAGAAAAacaatataatcaaattttcCCTAATCGGGGGATTAAGTTGAATAGCATTGCTTGACTTCGCCCCTGAGTAGAATGCATCTATCCAATAAAGGCGTGCATTATTATTACCATCTTTTCTACTGTAGTGACAATATCCTTTGTCCGTATTTAGGACTCAGGATTTTTGAATATATGGACTTGAACAAAATAAAAGGAGTATAAACCTTTGACGGCGATTATCTAGACTTCTTGCGAAATCGACTTAGGATAGTCTTACACCAAGCCAGCGATAATATGTTTTTATGGCATGTCACAGACCTGGAAAAACTTCCGTTTTGTTTTAAATGGAATCCATGTTATGTTATCCTTAAGTTGGGGCGATCCTTTGAGTGATCGAAGAAAGTTAACGACTTACATAACAATATATTGAATTTATGTTCTAAAAACTCTCCACAACCATTATTTGCCCTCGGATAACCCATAAAACCATTCTGCGAACATGAGCAATCATTGCGTCATATATTCTCTAGGAATTCGCAACAATAACATTTTCAATCTCACTCTACACACAGAACCAATATTCACACTACACTCGCAAATTAAGTAAACGAATAAAATTAGTAATGGTGTAGGTAATTTGAAACGTTGCACATAGATTGGTCCAGAAATGATTGTTTCGAAGAAGTTGCTCTTCACATATTATCATGGACATGTTTTGTAGTAGGTAGTTGGCATTATTGATTGCAACATTTTTAAGGGGTtctatttcctgaaaaattattttcgaataattgttTGTTGGTATATTTTATAACAATGGACGGGAcggaagaaaaaaattctgcacgaaattgataaataaaaagACTAGGTTTATTAAAAGCATTCTATAATTGctaaatcgaaattttttctttgataatcttttgtgataataaaatatttcttgtcaaaaaaaaagcctaatggccagttgcaccatttgcccaAACATTTGATTCCTTcctgatttctcttaagaaatcagaaagtaatcaaaaaatgaaaaatatggttTATAAGGCcaaaaagaaaaacatcaaCATAATTTCGTGGAATGCCAATGGTTTTTCAAACAAAGTTAACTAACTGGAAATCTTGACTAATgcaataaaatcgaaaattatTTGCATACAAGAATCTAGACTATATAATCGGAAACCCccctaaaatttcaaatttttctttataaATAAACCCAAAACAACCAGTGAAAGGCTCTTAATTTATCTCAAACATATTGACATTCCAACCCACACTGTAAATTTTGAGTCACAGGctattcgaattgaaaatgTTGCCATCATAAATTTTTACATAGGTCATCAAACACCCATTGATACCTCAGAAATTGACTATCTCATTAGCCTAGGTAGCAAAGTAATAATAGCGGTCGATTTCAACATTAGAAACCCTTCTTGGAATTGTACTAACTCTAACCGTAATGGCATCATCATTAAGGATTACTTAGacaaaacaaatttcattttaaacttCACTTATTATCCGACCCATCAAAGTTCACCCTCTACAATTGACTTGATGTAAACAAAGAACCTGCAGATTTCTCAACCTTTTACTATTCAGGCATTAGATTCAGACCATTTTTCGGTATTAGCGACAATTCCCAAAATAAATTCAACCTCGCTGcataaagaaaaaataagttatttcacaaactagaaaCTTTTCAAACAATAAGTTGATCAAAATCTAACTTTAAATTCGAACATAAATTCCGAAAATGAcataaacaaaaacattttcaatttcacaaaaacaataaaactttGTCTACATCAAGCGACAAACAAGGCTACTCACCCGGTTAATAACCATTTAGAATTACCCCCGTAAGTGCGGGAactcattaaaatgaaaaacaagatAAGGAAAAAACTGCAAAGAAATTACAGTGTAAGTTCATATcaggaatatacagggtgtttcaagttcggaCGGCCTATTGGCCGTTTcgggagaacggggccgatttaaatactgaaaattcggaataataTGACATTGCTCATGATGCcttattcagctaaaatattttcgaagttctggctctatacaagaattaaaaaaaatgttttaaaaaaaaacttttttttcattttatgtcggagatattatcaagattttcattttcaattactctttgctgaAATTATtacgttagtcctcatagttttcaaaatattgaaaaaaaaacggaaaaaagAGAGAACTTCTTTAGTCACaactacgtgaattatttttactgtgaatatcctatgcgtatactcaattcactttatcaaactagaatgattttggaatatcgtgcatatcttgaatttgaaaaatatcgtcacatggtgtttcaaatattgtgccaaaaattgtgaacaaaatttgatcataactttcgattttcaaattagaacctaatttttttgtgatttcgttggattctacggtgaaaaataagggtagtgtccaaacttGATTATGccctcaaattcaataattcgagattttatgaatttatgtcatACGTAGGATCAATAATGATCGGACTGCTGCAGATTTTGACATGTTTTGGTTGAAGGTTGgtattaactaaaaatcatatggatttaatactagccccgccatctgtgcatcagaccgtggacttttcaattgtcctaataCATCACTGGGTGGTGTACAAAATGAATCTCCCCctttgatataatatttttgtAAGTGGTTTCagatataaaattgaataaataaaatatctataataattattgaagCGAAAACGAAGTtttaatatattcataaaattgTTCGTCAtcttattaaaataaataaatagtggGTATCGGCTcatgaaatcaagaaaaattttatttccgtTTTATGTTTATTGGGTGGTGAAATAAATGATCTCTCCGTAGATATTTGCAATTTTGTAAACCGCTAGCGAAAAATAACCGTGACGCAAGCAATGTTTTATTGAGTAATTGTAAACATTGATCGCATATCTAACCTACCCAAAAACCAATTATATCGTACTGGCAAGATGGGAGTAGAGCAGGAAATCAGTTTTTCGACCAGTCGAAAAGTCGGTAGACTCTATAGTCTAAATATATCGTTACCGGGAGAGAAGTGAGAGACGATGTCGTGATCCAACATGTgaaatttacaatatttttcgatatgggGAACACAAACGTCAAACCCCATCCGAAACCCAGAAATAAGAAGCAAGTGCGTTGGAAGGCGGCAGGTGAGTGATCACAATAGAATCTAATCAAAAATTTATATCGAATCGAAACGTTTTCCTTTTTTCTTGTTATCCGAAAAGTTGTAAGTAGTTATTTTTAAGCGTGCTCCATCGGttcatttgattgttatttttAACTCATATATTTAAATACAGTGCGGTACTGTGAAATGTattattttgaaagtgaattgacGTGTGATCTTCGtgtaattgataataataagatataatttttttctgctaTAAACAATTTGctgtaaaataaaatattctttcttAACAAATATACCCTAATATA is a window of Harmonia axyridis chromosome 2, icHarAxyr1.1, whole genome shotgun sequence DNA encoding:
- the LOC123673562 gene encoding L-lactate dehydrogenase B chain-like, whose translation is MAQLETVEKCMRHVAPHVESTETKVTVVGIGAVGMGAVSALLTQEISKNIVLMDMDGRKVAGEVLDLQHATPFLSNSQVSGGTDYALTRNSRVCVVTAGVRQQEGESRLNLVQRNVEVFKKIIPPLAEQSPNCILLIVSNPCDILTYVAWKLSGFPPERVFGSGCDLDSARFRVLLAQKFGIAANSVHGNVIGEHGDSSVAVWSGVNIAGLFIRDIHPQMGTDTDPEKFADIHKSVVQGAYEVIKLKGYTSWAIGYAVANIVKDILDNVYAIHMLSVNVKGLYDIKDDVFLSLPTVLGAKGINEIILLTLSEDEVKKLQESAKVLWDVQKDIVFA